A single Cyclopterus lumpus isolate fCycLum1 chromosome 3, fCycLum1.pri, whole genome shotgun sequence DNA region contains:
- the lysmd2 gene encoding lysM and putative peptidoglycan-binding domain-containing protein 2: protein MAEFSPVLPMRDGGGRFSQPIFPRSMSGSESESELSQSLARTKIRSYGSTASVTASLGERYIEHRVTDSDTLQGIALKYGVTMEQIKRANKLFSNDCIFLKNSLSIPVASEKRSIFNGLSLESPDGDGEAPCQGADIEGPSPPPSPRPENSKPPQPEELSAKDFLHRLDLQIKQSKQAARRLKEEEVRNDMEDYTAPTTSYQEI, encoded by the exons ATGGCGGAGTTTTCGCCCGTCCTGCCGATGcgggatggaggaggacgttTTAGCCAGCCCATCTTCCCTCGGTCCATGTCCGGTTCCGAGTCCGAGAGCGAGCTGTCCCAGAGCCTGGCCCGGACCAAGATCCGCTCGTACGGGAGCACCGCGAGCGTCACGGCCTCGCTTGGGGAGCGATACATCGAGCATCGGGTGACGGACAGTGATACCCTGCAAGGGATCGCTCTCAAATACGGCGTGACG ATGGAGCAAATCAAGAGGGCCAACAAGCTGTTCAGCAACGACTGCATCTTTCTGAAGAACAGCCTCAGCATCCCCGTGGCGTCGGAGAAGCGCTCCATATTTAACGGACTGTCCCTGGAGTCTCCCGACGGGGACGGCGAGGCCCCGTGCCAGGGTGCAGACATCGAGGGGCCCTCGCCGCCCCCTTCCCCGCGCCCTGAGAACTCAAAACCCCCCCAGCCAGAGGAGCTGTCTGCCAAAGACTTCTTACACAGACTGGACTTGCAAATCAAACAATCCAAGCAGGCAGCACGCAGGctgaaggaagaggaagtaaG GAACGATATGGAGGACTACACGGCCCCCACGACGTCATATCAGGAGATATAA
- the tmod2 gene encoding tropomodulin-2 yields MALSFKKDLEKYKDLDEDEILNKLSAEELKQLETALEEMDPENALLPAGLRQKDQTVKQDTGSFNRDGLLKYLEKEAMEYKDREDILSFTGERKGKAFVPKLKPIETRQEEVTTLDPELEEALSSATDTELCDLAAILGVHTLVTSSQTYDASKDGFNNVIKGEKMNPVFDEPPNPTNVEDTLQRIRSNDSSLTEVNLNNIKNIPIPTLKDFAKAMEKNTTVKKFSLAATRSNDPIAVVFSEMLRENKMLQSLNLESNFITGTGVQALVDALRDNDTLTEIKIDNQRQQLGTTVEMEIAKMLEENHSIVRFGYHFTQQGPRSRAGAAITKNNDLVRKRRVEGDL; encoded by the exons ATGGCGTTGTCATTCAAGAAGGACCTGGAGAAGTACAAGGACCTCGACGAAGATGAAATCCTCAACAAGCTGTCGGCGGAGGAGCTCAAGCAGCTGGAGACGGCACTGGAAGAGATGGACCCCGAG aatGCTCTTCTCCCAGCGGGCTTACGTCAGAAGGACCAGACGGTTAAGCAAGACACAGGGTCATTTAACAGGGACGGCCTTCTGAAATACCTGGAGAAGGAAGCCATGGAgtacaaggacagagaggacataCTGTCCTTCACTGGGGAGaggaaag GTAAAGCATTTGTTCCGAAGCTGAAACCGATAGAAACACGCCAGGAAGAAGTCACAACCCTGGATCCAGAATTAGAGGAAGCCCTATCCAGTGCCACAGATACAGAACTGTGTGATCTAGCAG CGATCCTGGGTGTTCACACGCTGGTCACCAGCAGCCAGACCTACGATGCATCGAAAGACGGTTTCAACA ATGTGATCAAAGGGGAGAAGATGAACCCAGTGTTTGATGAGCCTCCCAATCCCACCAATGTAGAAGACACACTGCAGCGAATAAGGAGCAATGACAGCTCCCTAACAGAGGTCAACCTCAACAACATCAAG AACATCCCAATACCCACGCTGAAGGACTTCGCTAAAGCCATGGAGAAGAACACAACCGTCAAGAAGTTCAGCCTGGCGGCAACCCGGAGTAACGACCCAATTGCTGTG GTGTTCAGTGAAATGCTACGAGAGAACAAGATGTTGCAAAGTTTGAACTTGGAGTCCAACTTCATCACCGGGACAGGCGTGCAGGCTTTGGTTGATGCGTTGCGAGACAATGACACCCTCACAGAGATCAAGATAGACAACCAG aggcaGCAGCTGGGTACTACCGTGGAGATGGAGATTGCTAAGATGTTGGAAGAGAACCACAGCATAGTGAGGTTTGGCTACCACTTTACCCAGCAAGGACCTCGCTCCAGAGCTGGCGCAGCTATCACCAAGAACAACGACCTgg TCCGCAAGAGGCGAGTGGAAGGGGACCTGTAG